The Arachis ipaensis cultivar K30076 chromosome B07, Araip1.1, whole genome shotgun sequence genomic interval GTGTCCTATTCATTTTAAAGTTCCTTCCCTGAGGGGCTATATGCCGATTAAAATTTTTTGGGGGTAATTCTTGACGACTCATCTTTGCTGCCGCCACCTTCTTGGTACAGTCTTCCACCAACTGACTCCTATTGACAAGTTCTGCAAAATTTTGTATTTGCAGTGGTACCAACGAGTGCATTAGTTCTTCGcagagtcctccttcgtacttcaaacacttccattcctcaaaaTCATCTGGGTTTCCCTGACAGATCTTAGAGAATCGACACAAATCCTCAAATTTCCGAGTATATTCTGCTACTGACATATTCCCCTGCGTCAACTGCATCAGTTCTATTTCTTTAGCATCACGAACAGTTCTAGGGAAGTACTTTTTGTAAAATTCCTCCTTAAAAGTATCCCAGTCAATCTCTTCCACCACCTGCCTTAACAAGCGTTGCACTCCATGCCACCAGTGTTCAGCTTCTCCCTCCAACATATAGGTCGCAAATTCCACATACTGTCTTTCTTGTACATGTTGCGCTCGCAATGACTTCTCAATACCACGGAACCAATTGTCAGCTTCAGTTGCAACAAGCATCCCCTTAAACTTGGGCGGATTTACCTTCAGAAAGGTAGCCAGTGTCATAGGGTTATCGTGGTTTCCGTCACCTTCATTATCATTACCATCTCCACCACGCTCACCATTGCGTCCTCCGTTACGATCTCCGTTCTTCTCCCCTAAACGGTCAATTGCTCGCGTAGTAGCAGTTGCCGTTTCACGCACAGCCTCAGCCATGGTGTTCATTGCAGCTATAAAAGCATCTGCACCCCTCGTCGTTTCCTCTGCATGATTTGCACCATGCCTACCACGTCCTCGTCCCCGTGCAGCCATCAAGATTCTGTGCACACCCAACATgtaatattaaggtgatcagtcttaacatttCAGGCAAAGTGTGAATAGTCTCTAAGATGGAAACACAGTgacaatcatgcaattcatatcaCAACGATATCCTATGTGCATGAGACACAACTCAGAGAATGCAATGAAGCATGATTCAGTCCATATCCCCAGGCTttaataggaacgaactgctctgataccaagttgtaacgacccaattcccAGTAAGTCATGATCATACCAGAAATCAAGTGTCACCCACTTGTTCACATGAAACCTTTACTATGTATTATTAAGCCTGTAATCGGGTTAGCGTACTATCGAGTTTTGGATAAACTTTTATAAGGAAAACTTGCAAGGACAACTAATTAAACATAGACAAGCATAAGCATACAGGTACTGTCGTacatataagtatatatatatcCTGAGTTAGCATACAACCCTTCAGAAATACTACTATGTACAACCCAACACTCCGGGCCCTggtccatatagaaaacccctaaACTGGCACCCGAACTAGCCTAGTCCACTATGTACACCCTACTCTCTCAGTGAGTCTGACCAAAAGTGAGAGATTAACACAAAGGCTAGGCTAACACAAAAAAACTATCAAAAGGCACAACCGCAGCTCCCAGAACTCAGCTGTCATCGTCAGAGGAGATCACAACCACATCAGAACACTCCTCAGGATCCTCGTCCTCGTCATCGGAAATCTCTTTAATCTCGGGAGGGGCACTGGCACTCGTGCTACTGGTCTGACCAGCGCTCGCCGGTCCACTGATAAAGGCGGTGAGCGGCTCCTCAGAAGATGGCTCGGATGAAGATACTGAGATCTGCTCCACTGGGATGTCCTCCTCCAGTACAGGCTCTGGAAAATGCTCCTCCACGGGCTCAGGCTCAGGGTCCGCCTAATCCGCAGGCTGATCGAGATGCTGGTGAGGTACCGGCCCATCATGAAACGGGTTAAATGGAGCATCCGGGTGGAGCCACTGCAGTGGGAACTCATAGGGCATGTCGGGGTTAAACTGTGGAGTGTCAATCGGGTGATGGAAAGGATGATCACGCAAAATGTACATACGAGTCCTAATCTTCGCAGCTACTACATAAAACCTATGATGTACAATATCCTCGTATATATAGGGAGGGTCCATCTCGTAAAATATAACTCCggtctccatctgaaggggaggaagaaaaggggtaagaactgggggttcttagtagggtcaaGGGTGGTTAGTTTAGTCAGGATTACCACAGTTCAAGTAATTCACAACGAAATATCTAGTCACCACAATTCAGAATAACATTAAGGAATGTATAAACACAAGAAGACAATCACAAACAATTTCACAATGTCAAGTAAAATGCAAATGCGCAACAAAAATGATGCATGTCTACtcctaacgcaggccatgagctcatgtgccGGTtgtctacccgctcccgacattacccaggcacgagtcccagatatggttttccatatgcatcagtgtgcttataagtcgtacggctaggccgcatacagtgtgactttccaaatcaataagcgtacatctgaaaaacagttctcagtgtgtgggcgtccccactttacatttggcactaaggcccatacaatgtcacatctgctctcctgtggcagtaattttgaataaaaactcaaaatagcattttCCTTTCAAAACTTAGTTTATAATAATAAACATAACCTcagtctttttataaaaaatataatgacatcctttaaaataaaatttcaaaactaaTATCTTGTCCTTCAACGAGACTGAAAACctgttttatttttatcaaaatattaacTTAAAAATTTATCCATTCTCGAGCTGACTAAACACAACTTCATCAAAATATCAATATAGCAACAAAATTCAACATGAAAtgcaatcaaattttaataacaCTCAATCCAGACATTAATTTACTTTCAAATATCATTTAGTCGGTAAAAATTTATCAAAACCTACCTTCGTACGTAATCAAAATATTCAAAACTCTAGGAAAACTTTCTGACTGTGCTGTTGAAAGGAAAAATGTCCGGAATCCtccgtgcctcctagaactccagttggccAAGCTCAAGGGGTaggggagctacgtcaccgtcgatTTCCACCGGACATAAGTAACGCCAATACgtagaggaggaagatacgaacacttttaccagattagattttttattggagttacaaaTCATAAGAAATTGAACTCAAAAAAAGTAAGGTTCCATGGTTTCTGATTCCTCTCACTCACGGcttactctctcttttctttcaaaGTTGGTTCGGTGATGCATGAAGGAAAAGAAAGTATGATTAGTGATGAGGGTGATTATACAATTCAGAATAACATTAATGAATGTATAAACACAAgaagacaatcacaaataatTTCACAATGTCAAGTAAAATGCAAATGCGCAACAAAAATGATGCATGTCTACTCCTAACggaggccatgagctcatgtgtcggttgcctacccgctctcGACATTACCCAGGCACGAGTCCCAGATATGGTTTTCCAGATGCATCAGTGTGCTTATACGTCGTACGGCTAGGctgcatacagtgtgactttgcaaatcaataagcgtacatctggaaaacagttctcagtgtgtgggcgtccccactttacatttggcactaaggcccaaacaatgtcacatctgctctctTGTGGcagtaattttgaataaaaactcaaaatagcattttCCTTTCAAAACTTAGTTTATAATAATAAACATAACCTcagtctttttataaaaaatataatgacatcctttaaaataaaatttccaaACTAATATCTTGTCCTTCAACGAGACCGAAAACctgttttatttttatcaaaatattaacTTAAAAATTTATCCATTCTCGAGCTGACTAAACACAACTTCATCAAAATATCAATATATCAACAAAATTCAACATGAAATGCAATCAAATTTCAATAACACTCAATCCAAACATCAATTTACTTATCAAATATCATTTAGTCGGTGAAAATTTATCAAAANNNNNNNNNNNNNNNNNNNNNNNNNNNNNNNNNNNNNNNNNNNNNNNNNNNNNNNNNNNNNNNNNNNNNNNNNNNNNNNNNNNNNNNNNNNNNNNNNNNNNNNNNNNNNNNNNNNNNNNNNNNNNNNNNNNNNNNNNNNNNNNNNNNNNNNNNNNNNNNNNNNNNNNNNNNNNNNNNNNNNNNNNNNNNNNNNNNNNNNNNNNNNNNNNNNNNNNNNNNNNNNNNNNNNNNNNNNNNNNNNNNNNNNNNNNNNNNNNNNNNNNNNNNNNNNNNNNNNNNNNNNNNNNNNNNNNNNNNNNNNNNNNNNNNNNNNNNNNNNNNNNNNNNNNNNNNNNNNNNNNNNNNNNNNNNNNNNNNNNNNNNNNNNNNNNNNNNNNNNNNNNNNNNNNNNNNNNNNNNNNNNNNNNNNNNNNNNNNNNNNNNNNNNNNNNNNNNNNNNNNNNNNNNNNNNNNNNNNNNNNNNNNNNNNNNNNNNNNNNNNNNNNNNNNNNNNNNNNNNNNNNNNNNNNNNNNNNNNNNNNNNNNNNNNNNNNNNNNNNNNNNNNNNNNNNNNNNNNNNNNNNNNNNNNNNNNNNNNNNNNNNNNNNNNNNNNNNNNNNNNNNNNNNNNNNNNNNNNNNNNNNNNNNNNNNNNNNNNNNNNNNNNNNNNNNNNNNNNNNNNNNNNNNNNNNNNNNNNNNNNNNNNNNNNNNNNNNNNNNNNNNNNNNNNNNNNNNNNNNNNNNNNNNNNNNNNNNNNNNNNNNNNNNNNNNNNNNNNNNNNNNNNNNNNNNNNNNNNNNNNNNNNNNNNNNNNNNNNNNNNNNNNNNNNNNNNNNNNNNNNNNNNNNNNNCAAACTAATATCTTGTCCTTCAACGAGACCGAAAACctgttttatttttatcaaaatattaacTTAAAAATTTATCCATTCTCGAGCTGACTAAACACAACTTCATCAAAATATCAATATATCAACAAAATTCAACATGAAATGCAATCAAATTTCAATAACACTCAATCCAGACATCAATTTACTTTCAAATATCATTTAGTCGGTGAAAATTTATCAAAACCTATCTTCGTACGTTATTAAAATATTCGAAACTCTAGGAAAACTTTCTGACTGTGCTGCTGAAAGGAAAAACGTCCGGAATCCtccgtgcctcctagaactccagttggccAAGCTCAAGGAGTaggggagctacgtcaccgtcgatTTCCACCGGACAAAAGTAAGGCCAACACgtagaggaggaagatacgaacacttttaccagattagattttttattggagttacaaaTCATAAGAAATCGAACTCAAAAAAAGTAAGGTTCCATGGTTTCTGATTCCTCTCACTCACGGcttactctctcttttctttcaaaGTTGGTTCGGTGATGCATGAAGGAAAAGAAAGTATGATTAGTGATGAGGGTGATTAAAAAGGATTTGTGGTAGTAAGGTTTATTAGGTGTCATTGGTTATTAAATGAATGTAACATGTGTCATGGTTGCATAGATATATGTATACATAAAAGCCACTacctttatttctctttttctttctaaagAGTTCGGCTATAATGAATAAAAGTGATAAAAGTAAATGATGCTAATTAATGATAGTTTGTAGTGTGAAAGTATTATTAGGTGTCATGAGTATATATAAGTATAATAGCATGCAAGCCACGTTCTTTTCNNNNNNNNNNNNNNNNNNNNNNNNNNNNNNNNNNNNNNNNNNNNNNNNNNNNNNNNNNNNNNNNNNNNNNNNNNNNNNNNNNNNNNNNNNNNNNNNNNNNNNNNNNNNNNNNNNNNNNNNNNNNNNNNNNNNNNNNNNNNNNNNNNNNNNNNNNNNNNNNNNNNNNNNNNNNNNNNNNNNNNNNNNNNNNNNNNNNNNNNNNNNNNNNNNNNNNNNNNNNNNNNNNNNNNNNNNNNNNNNNNNNNNNNNNNNNNNNNNNNNNNNNNNNNNNNNNNNNNNNNNNNNNNNNNNNNNNNNNNNNNNNNNNNNNNNNNNNNNNNNNNNNNNNNNNNNNNNNNNNNNNNNNNNNNNNNNNNNNNNNNNNNNNNNNNNNNNNNNNNNNNNNNNNNNNNNNNNNNNNNNNNNNNNNNNNNNNNNNNNNNNNNNNNNNNNNNNNNNNNNNNNNNNNNNNNNNNNNNNNNNNNNNNNNNNNNNNNNNNNNNNNNNNNNNNNNNNNNNNNNNNNNNNNNNNNNNNNNNNNNNNNNNNNNNNNNNNNNNNNNNNNNNNNNNNNNNNNNNNNNNNNNNNNNNNNNNNNNNNNNNNNNNNNNNNNNNNNNNNNNNNNNNNNNNNNNNNNNNNNNNNNNNNNNNNNNNNNNNNNNNNNNNNNNNNNNNNNNNNNNNNNNNNNNNNNNNNNNNNNNNNNNNNNNNNNNNNNNNNNNNNNNNNNNNNNNNNNNNNNNNNNNNNNNNNNNNNNNNNNNNNNNNNNNNNNNNNNNNNNNNNNNNNNNNNNNNNNNNNNNNNNNNNNNNNNNNNNNNNNNNNNNNNNNNNNNNNNNNNNNNNNNNNNNNNNNNNNNNNNNNNNNNNNNNNNNNNNNNNNNNNNNNNNNNNNNNNNNNNNNNNNNNNNNNNNNNNNNNNNNNNNNNNNNNNNNNNNNNNNNNNNNNNNNNNNNNNNNNNNNNNNNNNNNNNNNNNNNNNNNNNNNNNNNNNNNNNNNNNNNNNNNNNNNNNNNNNNNNNNNNNNNNNNNNNNNNNNNNNNNNNNNNNNNNNNNNNNNNNNNNNNNNNNNNNNNNNNNNNNNNNNNNNNNNNNNNNNNNNNNNNNNNNNNNNNNNNNNNNNNNNNNNNNNNNNNNNNNNNNNNNNNNNNNNNNNNNNNNNNNNNNNNNNNNNNNNNNNNNNNNNNNNNNNNNNNNNNNNNNNNNNNNNNNNNNNNNNNNNNNNNNNNNNNNNNNNNNNNNNNNNNNNNNNNNNNNNNNNNNNNNNNNNNNNNNNNNNNNNNNNNNNNNNNNNNNNNNNNNNNNNNNNNNNNNNNNNNNNNNNNNNNNNNNNNNNNNNNNNNNNNNNNNNNNNNNNNNNNNNNNNNNNNNNNNNNNNNNNNNNNNNNNNNNNNNNNNNNNNNNNNNNNNNNNNNNNNNNNNNNNNNNNNNNNNNNNNNNNNNNNNNNNNNNNNNNNNNNNNNNNNNNNNNNNNNNNNNNNNNNNNNNNNNNNNNNNNNNNNNNNNNNNNNNNNNNNNNNNNNNNNNNNNNNNNNNNNNNNNNNNNNNNNNNNNNNNNNNNNNNNNNNNNNNNNNNNNNNNNNNNNNNNNNNNNNNNNNNNNNNNNNNNNNNNNNNNNNNNNNNNNNNNNNNNNNNNNNNNNNNNNNNNNNNNNNNNNNNNNNNNNNNNNNNNNNNNNNNNNNNNNNNNNNNNNNNNNNNNtaggttgcatagcacaaggcaaccgaaccaggatacatgctggtgttagcttttctcttctctgctgtgttctgttttctgatattcatgagacaaaaataaattgtctcataaatttccgctgctaagttaaaacagaatcagaattgcaaatctgttttaaaagggtaacaacagcaacttaaaaggaaggcatagattcaactccccttctctaagcctaccacaaccttcagtgATGATGGTGATTAAAAAGGATTTGTGGTAGTAAGGTTTATTAGGTGTCATTGGTTATTAAATGAATGTAACATGTGTCATGGTTGCATAGATATATGTATACATATAAGCCACTtcctttatttctctttttcttgcCAAAGAGTTCGGCTATAATGAATAAAAGTGATAAAAGAAAATGATGCTAATGAATGATAGTTTGTAGTGTGAAAGTATTATTAAGTGTCATGAGCATATATAAGTATAATAGCATGCAAGCCacgttcttttctttcttagtcCCTTAATGAcattagttatatatatatatacacatacttGTAAATGAGCCACATTTGGCTTTTCTTTATACATATTTTCTTAATGGCTTCGGCCAAAAGAAAGAagtaactaataataataataataactataaaaGATTAACTTAATTTTTGCCTATCaaaatagtttttaataaatAGTTCAAACTAATAGAATAagttatatttaaattaaatttcgataatcataaattttatttaattatctttgttaaaaaaatatatttcttaaAAACAAAATCTCAATATAATATGATAACTTATAAATAACTAAttacttaattttcaaaaaaaaatccgaGATGTtatatcctacccaccttataaaaatttttgtcctcgaaaattGCTATAAACGAAAATTTTCAtcctaaaagaaaaattttccctCAACATTTCCTTTACCTGTAAGCAGGTACGAATAAACGGTTCTTATCTTATTTTCCAGTCCTCAGGTATGTTGTGTGTCCTCATCTCGCCTCAACTTACGTATAGCAGTTAAAGAAATACAAGAATATGACGCACCAGAAACATAAAGTACAGTTAAGGAGCGAGTCTTAACACAATATTGGCCTTGGGTCAGGGAGTCCGAGTATGAGCATCTTCAGTCATCGTTGTAAATACTCTTCCTGGTTGCTGAGATTTAGCTGAATCTTGAGCAATCTTCTTCTCACAGTTCCTCGCTATGTGTCCAGGCATACCACAAAAATAACAAACGCTCGAACCCAATCTACATGGATTCCTACCATGGTTCTTCCCACACTGATTACAAACAAGGTTTGTTAGTGCTGGCTGTGGTCGCTTTCCAGTATCTCGTCCTTGCCTATCGATATTGTCACGAGCAGGAAGATTACTAACTTGCTGATTCCCATAAGAAAGTGTCCTATTCATTTTAAAGTTCCTTCCCTGAGGGGCTATATGGCGATTAAAATTGGTTGGGGGTAATTCTTGACGACTCATCTTTGCTGCCGCCACCTTCTTGGTACAGTCTTCCACCAACTGACTCCTATTGACAAGCTCTGCAAAATTTCGTATTTGCAGTGGTACCAACGAGTGCATTAGTTCTTCGcagagtcctccttcgtacttcaaacacttccattcctcaaaaTCATCTGGGTTTCCCTGATAGATCTTAGAGAATCGACACAAATCCTCAAATTTCCGAGTATATTCTGCTACTGATATATTCCCCTGCGTCAACTGTATCAGTTCCATTTCTTTAGCATCACAAACAGTTCTAGGGAAGTACATTTTGTAAAATTCCTCCTTAAAAGTATCCCAGTCAATTTCTTCCACCACCTGCCTTAACAAGCGTTGCACTCCATGCCACCAGTGTTCAGCTTCTCCCTCCAGCATATAGGTCGCAAATTCCACATAATGTCTTTCTGGTACATGTTGCGCTCGCAATGACTTCTCAATACCATGGAACCAATTGTCAGCTTCAGTTGCAACAAGCATCCCCTTAAACTTGGGCGGATTTACCTTCAGAAAGGTTGCCAGTGTCATAGGGTTATCGTGGTTTCCGTCACCTTCATTATCATTACCATCTCCACCATGCTCACCATTGCGTCCTCCGTTACGATCTCCGTTCCTCTCCCCTAAACGGTCAATTGCTCGCGTAGTAGCAGTTGCCGTTTCACGCACAGCCTCAGCCATGGTGTTCATTACAGCTATAAAAGCATCTGCACCCCTCGTCGGTTCCTCTGCATGGTTTGCACCACGCCTACCACATCCTCGTCCCCGTGTAGCCATCAAGATTCTGTGCACACCCAACATgtaatattaaggtgatcagtcttaacatttCAGGCAAAGTGTGAATAGTCTCTAAGATGGAAACACAGTgacaatcatgcaattcatatcaCAACGATATCCTATGTGCATGAGACACAACTTAGAGAATGCAATGAGGCATGATTCAGTCCATATCCCTAGGCTttaataggaacgaactgctctgataccaagttgtaacgacccaattcccAGTAAGTCATGATCATACCAGAAATCAAGTGTCACCAACTTGTTCACATGAAACCTTTACTATGTATTATTAAGCCTGTAATCGGGTTAGCGTACTATCGAGTTTTGGATAAACTTTTATAAGGAAAACTTGCAAGGACAACTAATTAAACATACACAAGCCGGCAAATCCGAGATGTTATATCCTacccaccttacaaaaattttcgtcctcgaaaattgttATAAACGAAAATTTtcatcctaaaagaaaatttttcccTCAACATTTCCTTTACCTGTAAGTAGGTGCGAATAAACggttcttatcttattttctagTCCTCAGGTATGTTGTGTGTCCTCATCTCGTCTCAACTTACGTATAGCAGTTAAAGAAATACAAGAATGTGACGCACCAGAAACATAAAGTACAGTTAAGGAGCGAGTCTTAACACAATactgaccttgggtcagggagtcCGAGTACGAGCATCTTCAGTCATCATTGTAAATACTCTTCCTGGTTGCTGAGATTTAGCTAAATCTTGAGCAATCTTCTTCTCACAATTCCTCGCTATGTGTCCAGGCATACCACAAAAA includes:
- the LOC107607375 gene encoding uncharacterized protein LOC107607375; translated protein: MAARGRGRGRHGANHAEETTRGADAFIAAMNTMAEAVRETATATTRAIDRLGEKNGDRNGGRNGERGGDGNDNEGDGNHDNPMTLATFLKVNPPKFKGMLVATEADNWFRGIEKSLRAQHVQERQYVEFATYMLEGEAEHWWHGVQRLLRQVVEEIDWDTFKEEFYKKYFPRTVRDAKEIELMQLTQGNMSVAEYTRKFEDLCRFSKICQGNPDDFEEWKCLKYEGGLCEELMHSLVPLQIQNFAELVNRSQLVEDCTKKVAAAKMSRQELPPKNFNRHIAPQGRNFKMNRTLSYGNQQVSNLPARDNIDRQGRDTGKRPQPALTNLVCNQCGKNHGRNPCRLGSSVCYLCGMPGHKARNCEKKIAQDSAKSQQPGRVFTMMTEDARTRTP
- the LOC107607376 gene encoding uncharacterized protein LOC107607376, with the protein product MATRGRGCGRRGANHAEEPTRGADAFIAVMNTMAEAVRETATATTRAIDRLGERNGDRNGGRNGEHGGDGNDNEGDGNHDNPMTLATFLKVNPPKFKGMLVATEADNWFHGIEKSLRAQHVPERHYVEFATYMLEGEAEHWWHGVQRLLRQVVEEIDWDTFKEEFYKMYFPRTVCDAKEMELIQLTQGNISVAEYTRKFEDLCRFSKIYQGNPDDFEEWKCLKYEGGLCEELMHSLVPLQIRNFAELVNRSQLVEDCTKKVAAAKMSRQELPPTNFNRHIAPQGRNFKMNRTLSYGNQQVSNLPARDNIDRQGRDTGKRPQPALTNLVCNQCGKNHGRNPCRLGSSVCYFCGMPGHIARNCEKKIAQDSAKSQQPGRVFTTMTEDAHTRTP